A single window of Montipora capricornis isolate CH-2021 chromosome 14, ASM3666992v2, whole genome shotgun sequence DNA harbors:
- the LOC138031557 gene encoding uncharacterized protein: MTDLEFLNCVPGHSNGSMHYFRPDLTEQVTNPEFTSTPNLYDHDYGVVRQEVSLEGMLQAARKEIERLEQELDRKNNISQFGLGRFMYDDEMIRFYTGFSSSNVLWSFIDVIKPSAEKMRTWSQVQRSRAKKPGEGIINEVFVNMKIQSLAMEDQLFMWLCKVRLGLFDQDLAVRFNVSISTVSRMIITWSNFLYFTMGCLPIWSSRSQIRKTMPSSFKDSFSNVRVIIDCTEMKVQTPSSLVLHSEFYSSYKSATTFKGLVGITPSGAVSFISKLYTGSISDREIVKRCGILKLLEDGDWVMADKGFTIEDLLSPGFKLFSQHSIISE; the protein is encoded by the exons ATGACAGATTTGGAATTTCTTAACTGTGTTCCAGGTCACAGCAATGGTAGTATGCACTACTTCAGACCAGATTTGACAG aaCAGGTCACTAACCCAGAATTTACCAGTACTCCAAATCTTTATGATCATGATTATGGTGTGGTGAGACAGGAAGTGTCACTTGAGGGAATGCTCCAGGCAGCTAGGAAAGAGATAGAGAGACTCGAACAGGAACTTGATAGGAAGAACAATATAAGTCAGTTTGGCCTTGGCCGATTTATGTATGATGATGAAATGATCCGGTTTTATACTGGGTTTTCAAGTAGTAATGTGTTATGGTCATTTATAGATGTGATAAAACCATCTGCTGAAAAAATGAGAACGTGGTCTCAAGTTCAACGTAGCAGGGCTAAAAAGCCTGGTGAAGGGATAATTAACGAAGTATTTGTAAACATGAAAATACAGTCCCTTGCTATGGAAGATCAACTGTTCATGTGGTTGTGTAAGGTCAGGCTAGGCTTATTTGATCAAGATTTGGCTGTCAGATTCAATGTGTCAATTTCTACTGTAAGTAGAATGATTATAACCTGGTCAAacttcctttattttacaatgggATGTTTACCAATATGGTCGAGTAGATCACAGATTAGAAAAACGATGCCAAGTAGTTTTAAAGATAGTTTCAGCAATGTGCGTGTGATCATAGATTGCACAGAAATGAAGGTTCAGACACCTTCCTCTCTTGTGCTTCATTCTGAGTTTTACTCTAGTTACAAAAGTGCAACCACCTTCAAAGGTCTTGTTGGTATTACCCCCAGTGGTGCAGTGTCATTCATCTCCAAACTCTACACGGGATCTATAAGTGACAGGGAGATAGTGAAAAGGTGTGgaattttaaagctgttagagGATGGAGATTGGGTTATGGCAGACAAAGGTTTCACTATAGAAGACCTTTTATCTCCCGGCTTTAAACTGTTCTCTCAACATTCCATCATTTCTGAGTAA
- the LOC138033308 gene encoding zinc finger MYM-type protein 2-like codes for MTNGQLDANLRRFYAEARKKDGETYGKKTLLGFRHGIERYLNQPNFSRNLKMSTDRRFTRSNQMLDAQLVQLKKLGKENSQHKPTLEDEDMEKLKSSDALSLSNPLSLLRNVWFHIVLYFCRRGREGQRELQKSSFKLDVDASERNYVTMAHDEVSKNHPGGLKDTSSTEKYARMYETDSPNDGYKAVKLYLSKLNPKSSAFFQYPSRNWAPSDPVWYDNKPLGINKLDNMMKEISQAAQLSRVYTNHSVRATAITLWSNAGVPNRHIMAISGHRNEQSLAHYNTRPSTAQLLHCSKVLSSHIQVSTALVSVEQSTHTAARSAIVVENQQLRPMSCNFDSIFSNCSIQNVQVVVSPGSPSK; via the coding sequence ATGACGAACGGTCAACTCGATGCAAATCTCCGGAGATTTTATGCAGAGGCCAGGAAAAAGGATGGCGAGACCTATGGCAAAAAGACGCTTCTTGGTTTCCGCCACGGCATCGAAAGATACCTGAATCAGCCAAATTTCTCCAGAAATCTAAAGATGTCAACAGATCGGAGATTTACCAGATCAAATCAGATGCTGGACGCACAACTTGTTCAACTGAAGAAACTCGGCAAAGAAAACAGCCAGCACAAGCCTACGCTGGAAGATGAAGACATGGAGAAGCTCAAATCATCGGATGCACTGTCTCTCAGCAATCCTCTGTCCCTCCTAAGAAACGTCTGGTTTCATATTGTTTTGTACTTCTGCAGACGAGGCCGCGAAGGGCAACGAGAGCTGCAGAAATCCAGCTTCAAACTGGATGTCGATGCGAGCGAGAGAAATTACGTGACCATGGCGCACGATGAAGTGTCTAAAAACCATCCCGGTGGCCTGAAAGATACCAGCAGCACGGAAAAATATGCACGAATGTATGAAACGGACAGTCCCAACGATGGCTACAAAGCTGTGAAGCTCTATCTTTCCAAACTCAACCCCAAAAGTTCTGCATTTTTCCAGTATCCTAGCCGAAACTGGGCGCCTTCCGATCCCGTTTGGTACGACAACAAGCCGCTCGGCATCAATAAACTTGACAACATGATGAAGGAAATTAGTCAAGCAGCTCAGCTGTCGAGAGTTTATACCAACCACTCTGTCCGTGCCACAGCAATCACCCTCTGGTCGAATGCTGGAGTCCCTAACCGCCATATCATGGCGATTTCTGGCCATAGGAATGAGCAGAGCTTGGCTCACTACAACACTCGCCCTTCAACAGCTCAGCTTCTTCACTGCAGCAAAGTCCTTTCCAGCCATATTCAAGTGTCCACAGCATTAGTTTCGGTTGAGCAATCAACCCACACCGCTGCTAGGTCTGCTATAGTCGtagaaaaccagcaattgaggCCAATGTCGTGCAATTTCGACTCCATTTTCAGCAACTGCTCGATTCAGAATGTGCAAGTCGTGGTCTCCCCGGGGAGCCCTTCAAAATGA